The Puniceicoccales bacterium genome has a segment encoding these proteins:
- a CDS encoding beta-ketoacyl-[acyl-carrier-protein] synthase family protein: MSFYLGSKKMYAYDERIVITGVGLTAPNGNSLKDFRKNLLAGKANIEMLDIRYIGMVPAGLCDFETVRYQSKKDIRNGTRAGSIGVYCANEAILDSGIDFAIVDRSRIGVYVGITEHGNVETENEIYNLSQFGYDVKYWGHYHNPRTIANSPAGEITINLGITGPHYTIGAACAAGNAGLIQAFQMLRLGEVDVAIAGGVSESIRSFGIFAGFKSQGALGYNKDPNLVSRPFDRGRNGIVVSEGGCLYVVERLRDAVARSAKIYGEIVGYAINSDATDAVRPNPPRQAECIRLALKRAGLQPDEVNVVSTHATSTAQGDVSECIALREVFSGSCDTYFNNTKSFIGHAMGAAGALELAGNLPSFEDGYVHATINVDDLDPDCQIDNLICNKAIKLNSPKIILNNSFGMMGVNSVIVVKKFSS, encoded by the coding sequence ATGTCATTTTATCTAGGGTCAAAAAAGATGTATGCTTACGATGAAAGGATAGTTATAACTGGTGTGGGATTGACAGCACCTAACGGTAACTCACTGAAGGACTTCAGGAAAAATCTGTTGGCCGGAAAGGCGAATATTGAGATGCTTGATATTCGTTATATTGGAATGGTTCCGGCTGGCCTATGTGATTTCGAAACCGTTCGTTATCAAAGCAAGAAAGATATTAGAAATGGGACTCGGGCCGGCAGTATTGGTGTTTATTGTGCCAATGAGGCAATTTTGGATAGTGGAATTGACTTTGCGATCGTTGACAGATCCAGGATTGGCGTTTACGTGGGCATAACGGAGCATGGTAACGTGGAGACAGAGAACGAGATATATAACCTGTCCCAGTTTGGGTATGATGTTAAGTATTGGGGGCATTATCATAATCCGCGGACGATAGCCAACAGTCCGGCCGGCGAAATTACCATAAATCTTGGGATAACCGGGCCTCATTATACCATTGGAGCTGCCTGTGCGGCGGGTAATGCGGGATTAATCCAGGCCTTTCAAATGTTGCGATTGGGTGAAGTGGATGTGGCCATTGCTGGGGGTGTCAGCGAAAGCATAAGGTCTTTTGGCATATTTGCTGGGTTTAAGAGCCAAGGTGCTTTGGGTTATAATAAAGATCCGAATCTGGTTAGTCGGCCCTTTGATCGTGGTCGGAATGGCATTGTGGTCAGTGAGGGTGGATGTTTGTATGTGGTTGAGCGGCTTAGAGATGCAGTGGCTCGCTCGGCGAAAATATATGGTGAAATTGTTGGCTATGCGATAAATTCCGATGCCACCGATGCTGTCAGACCGAATCCACCAAGGCAGGCAGAATGTATTCGATTGGCGTTGAAAAGGGCTGGGCTGCAACCTGATGAAGTGAATGTGGTTAGTACCCATGCCACGTCGACGGCCCAGGGAGATGTTTCGGAATGCATAGCCCTGCGAGAGGTATTTTCTGGCAGCTGTGATACCTATTTCAATAATACTAAGAGCTTTATAGGTCATGCCATGGGAGCTGCCGGGGCGTTGGAGTTGGCAGGAAATCTACCGTCATTTGAAGATGGATATGTTCATGCGACGATCAATGTTGATGATTTAGATCCGGACTGCCAGATTGATAACCTGATCTGTAACAAGGCTATAAAGTTAAATTCTCCAAAAATTATTTTAAATAACTCCTTTGGCATGATGGGAGTTAATTCGGTGATTGTGGTCAAAAAATTTTCGAGCTAA